In the genome of Candoia aspera isolate rCanAsp1 chromosome 1, rCanAsp1.hap2, whole genome shotgun sequence, one region contains:
- the EVX2 gene encoding homeobox even-skipped homolog protein 2 — MMERIRKEMILMERGLHSPTAGKRLANLTEAAGNAVLEALENSPHGGRLSPRLTSASLHSSIGDLPAAKGKFEIDTLFSLQHQNSESAVAAELPPAESRKKIGHYSEVAAEAEMNSDVEVGCSALRSPTSLTSSQLKESNNKGYSESSSTPSTTSSSSGSTLSSLHSGSALGTSSSGADQVRRYRTAFTREQIARLEKEFYRENYVSRPRRCELAAALNLPETTIKVWFQNRRMKDKRQRLAMSWPHPADPSFYTYMMTHAAATGSLPYPFHSHVPLHYYPHVGVTAAAAAAAAASGAAASPFATSIRPLDTFRALSHPYSRPELLCSFRHPGLYQSPAAAAAAGLNSSAAASAAAAAAAAAAAAAASSAPPTGSAPCSCLSCHSSQSAAAAAAALGSRASSSDFSCTAAGAAAAASQRSESSFLPYSAAVLSKTAVPSPDQREEAPLTR; from the exons ATGAtggaaagaataagaaaagagATGATTCTGATGGAAAGGGGGCTGCACAGCCCCACTGCTGGCAAAAGACTGGCGAATCTGACCGAGGCGGCTGGGAACGCGGTCCTGGAGGCCCTGGAAAACTCGCCACACGGCGGCCGGCTCAGCCCGAGACTAACTTCCGCTTCTCTGCACAGCTCTATCGGGGACCTCCCCGCCGCCAAAGGCAAATTCGAGATCGACACTTTATTCAGCCTTCAGCACCAGAACAGCGAAAGCGCCGTCGCCGCAGAACTGCCTCCTGCCGAAAGCCGGAAGAAAATTGGCCATTACTCAGAAGTGGCCGCGGAGGCAGAGATGAACAGCGACGTGGAGGTAGGCTGCTCCGCGCTTCGCTCGCCGACCAGCCTGACCTCCTCCCAGCTGAAGGAAAGCAATAACAAAG GCTATTCGGAGAGCAGCTCCACCCCGAGCACCACCAGCTCGTCCTCAGGATCCACCCTGAGCAGCTTGCACAGCGGGAGCGCCCTCGGTACCTCCAGCTCCGGGGCCGATCAAGTGAGGAGGTACCGCACCGCGTTCACCCGGGAGCAGATCGCCCGGCTGGAAAAGGAGTTCTACCGCGAGAACTACGTCTCCCGGCCTAGAAGGTGTGAGCTGGCCGCGGCGCTCAACCTCCCCGAGACCACCATAAAG GTGTGGTTCCAGAACCGGCGGATGAAGGACAAGCGGCAGAGACTGGCCATGTCCTGGCCCCACCCGGCGGACCCCAGCTTCTACACTTACATGATGACCCACGCGGCAGCCACGGGGAGCCTGCCCTACCCCTTCCATTCCCACGTGCCCCTGCACTACTACCCGCACGTCGGGgtgacggcggcggcggcggcggcggccgcagCCTCCGGAGCAGCCGCCTCGCCCTTCGCCACCTCCATCCGCCCGCTGGACACTTTCCGCGCTCTCTCGCACCCTTACTCCCGCCCAGAGCTGCTGTGCAGCTTCAGGCACCCGGGCCTCTACCAgtcgcccgccgccgccgccgccgcggggcTCAACAGCAGCGCCGCAGCTtctgcagcggcggcggcggcggccgcggcggcggcggcggccgcctcCTCAGCTCCTCCCACCGGCTCCGCCCCTTGCTCCTGCCTCAGCTGCCACAGCAGCCaatcggcggcggcggcggcggccgccctGGGCTCGCGCGCCTCGAGCTCGGATTTCTCCTGCACCGCGGCGGGAGCAGCGGCGGCCGCTTCGCAGCGCTCGGAGAGCAGCTTCCTGCCTTACTCGGCGGCCGTGCTCAGCAAGACCGCGGTCCCCTCCCCGGACCAGCGGGAGGAGGCTCCCTTGACCAGATAA